A genomic region of Candidatus Eremiobacterota bacterium contains the following coding sequences:
- a CDS encoding DUF1611 domain-containing protein — protein sequence MAHGVIAYSSDTVVAVIDPDYAGKRVGDVLPHLGSNAPIVASLDESMRFGPTSLLVGIAPAGGLLPDDFRAAIAAALRARLEIVSGLHAMLNDDEEFAALAREHDTRIWDLRLPPAAPLFSGAAWDVKAKIVLTVGSDAAVGKMTAALELVRAARERGVDAAFVPTGQIGIAIAGWGTAIDRVVADFAPGAAEQLVLEGERRARDLLLLEGQGGINNPAFAPVTLALLFGGAPDALVLVHSVARTAIEDYDVPILSYRTLIRTYEGLCATVKPARVVGIALNTRDCSEEEARAHVERARAETGLPCDDLVRSGPHAFYDAIAPAIVKSEVLHA from the coding sequence ATGGCGCACGGCGTCATCGCGTACTCCTCGGATACCGTGGTCGCCGTCATCGATCCGGATTACGCCGGCAAGCGCGTCGGCGACGTGCTGCCGCACCTCGGCAGCAACGCGCCGATCGTCGCCTCGCTCGACGAGAGCATGCGCTTCGGACCGACCTCGCTGCTGGTCGGGATCGCGCCGGCCGGCGGGCTGCTCCCCGACGACTTTCGCGCGGCGATCGCCGCCGCGCTGCGCGCGCGGCTCGAGATCGTCAGCGGCCTGCACGCGATGCTGAACGACGACGAAGAGTTCGCCGCGCTCGCGCGCGAGCACGACACGCGCATCTGGGACCTGCGCTTGCCCCCGGCGGCGCCGCTCTTCTCCGGCGCCGCCTGGGACGTCAAAGCGAAGATCGTGCTGACCGTCGGCAGCGACGCCGCGGTCGGGAAGATGACCGCCGCGCTAGAGCTGGTGCGCGCGGCGCGCGAGCGCGGCGTGGACGCAGCGTTCGTGCCGACCGGGCAAATCGGGATCGCGATCGCCGGCTGGGGAACGGCGATCGACCGCGTCGTCGCCGACTTCGCGCCCGGCGCGGCCGAGCAGCTCGTGCTCGAAGGCGAGCGCCGTGCGCGCGATCTGCTGCTGCTCGAAGGACAGGGCGGGATCAACAACCCGGCCTTTGCGCCGGTGACGCTGGCGCTGCTGTTCGGCGGCGCGCCCGACGCGCTCGTGCTCGTGCACAGCGTCGCGCGCACCGCGATCGAGGACTACGACGTCCCGATCCTCTCGTACCGCACCTTGATTCGCACCTACGAAGGACTGTGCGCGACGGTGAAGCCCGCGCGCGTCGTCGGTATCGCGCTCAACACGCGCGACTGCAGCGAAGAAGAAGCGCGCGCACACGTCGAGCGCGCGCGTGCCGAGACGGGCTTGCCGTGCGACGATCTGGTGCGCAGCGGTCCGCACGCGTTCTACGACGCCATCGCTCCCGCCATCGTGAAGTCCGAGGTTCTGCATGCCTGA
- a CDS encoding tRNA (cytidine(34)-2'-O)-methyltransferase, with product MTSQPQDRLVALEAVRDAPLHVVLVEPQIPPNAGNVARLCAATGCALHLVEPLGFRIDDRELKRAGLDYWDALGVVVHPSLDAFLAAFAARRLWLLSTRAKRAYTDAAFAPGDALVFGKETAGLPQSLLDAHPDRALRIPMRPGAVRSINLSTAAGVVTYAALARLGFPGLT from the coding sequence ATGACGTCGCAGCCGCAGGACCGTCTGGTCGCGCTGGAGGCGGTGCGCGACGCGCCGCTGCACGTCGTGCTGGTCGAGCCGCAGATTCCGCCGAACGCAGGGAACGTCGCGCGCCTGTGCGCGGCGACCGGCTGCGCGCTGCACCTCGTCGAGCCGCTCGGCTTCCGGATCGACGACCGCGAGCTCAAGCGCGCCGGCCTCGATTACTGGGACGCGCTCGGCGTCGTCGTCCACCCCTCGCTCGACGCGTTCCTCGCCGCCTTCGCCGCACGCCGCCTCTGGCTGCTCTCAACCCGCGCGAAGCGCGCCTACACCGACGCCGCCTTCGCGCCCGGCGACGCGCTCGTCTTCGGTAAGGAGACCGCAGGCCTACCGCAATCGCTGCTCGACGCGCATCCCGACCGCGCGCTGCGTATCCCGATGCGCCCCGGCGCGGTCCGTTCGATCAACCTCTCCACCGCCGCCGGCGTCGTCACCTACGCCGCGCTCGCACGCCTCGGCTTCCCCGGCCTGACGTAA
- a CDS encoding C39 family peptidase, protein MLRLIERPGREALLRVPSATRAVVSWNTAAPHGGIALIAHRADESVSEPLLYVRWSPEERRSLDGADEQTRIEVDVVRSDVPLTALGVASTAELDAVAVAVPPPPDTRAAPRKRAETLAVPKLAQYLATHPEERGWCSAASLAMLLQFHGVDADVPTVAHGVFDAAYNGTGNWAFNAAYAGARGLRGVVAYLRGIDHAAAFVAAGLPLAISIGWNAGELPGAPLEHSDGHLLVVRGVEPEHVLVNDPAHPAVATRYPRAALDMIFRAHGGVSYVVAPRARTAELVALANGAELAATR, encoded by the coding sequence ATGCTGCGGCTGATCGAGCGCCCGGGAAGAGAGGCGCTGCTGCGCGTGCCGAGCGCGACGCGCGCGGTCGTCTCGTGGAACACCGCGGCGCCGCACGGCGGCATCGCGCTGATCGCACACCGCGCCGACGAGAGCGTCTCCGAGCCGCTGCTCTACGTGCGCTGGTCGCCCGAGGAGCGCCGCTCGCTCGACGGCGCCGACGAGCAGACGCGGATCGAGGTCGACGTCGTGCGCAGCGACGTTCCGCTGACCGCGCTCGGCGTGGCGAGCACCGCCGAATTGGACGCCGTCGCCGTCGCCGTTCCGCCGCCGCCCGACACGCGCGCCGCGCCGCGCAAGCGCGCCGAGACGCTCGCGGTCCCGAAGCTCGCGCAGTATCTCGCGACGCATCCCGAGGAGCGCGGCTGGTGCTCCGCGGCGTCGCTCGCGATGCTCCTCCAGTTCCACGGCGTCGACGCCGACGTGCCCACCGTGGCGCACGGCGTCTTCGACGCGGCGTACAACGGCACGGGGAACTGGGCGTTCAACGCCGCGTACGCCGGCGCGCGCGGCTTGCGCGGCGTCGTGGCGTACCTGCGCGGGATCGACCACGCGGCGGCGTTCGTCGCGGCGGGGCTGCCGCTCGCGATCTCGATCGGGTGGAACGCCGGCGAGCTGCCGGGTGCGCCGCTCGAGCACAGCGACGGCCATCTCCTCGTCGTGCGCGGCGTCGAGCCGGAGCACGTGCTGGTGAACGACCCCGCGCACCCGGCGGTCGCCACGCGCTACCCGCGCGCCGCGCTCGACATGATCTTTCGCGCGCACGGCGGCGTCTCGTACGTGGTCGCGCCGCGCGCGCGCACCGCCGAACTGGTCGCGCTGGCAAACGGCGCCGAGCTCGCCGCCACCCGCTGA
- a CDS encoding peptide ABC transporter substrate-binding protein: MPDVRSNLLALLAACAVLLGGCAKTEQSAPSNGASGGRHPWTQPGHLRYGSAYEPDTLNPLFANTQAANDIAYVVFEPLFRYDIDGNFVPAAVTEVPTLQNGGISKDGKTIVLHFRKGMRWSDGAPYDARDLVFTWHAVLNPKNNTRLTIGWDDIASITLTDNWTARVRLKAVNAGILGVFAVGGAGFPPLPAHLLAKLPDLNQAPFNAKPISSGPFVLQAWNHGQSLEFVPNPYYWRGPPKLSHLSYVFIPNAETLLAQTKTHEVDLYEGVGENQIDELPKIAGVRTTKVLSANWRRLAFNIAKPVLHDVRVRRAVAEAVDWDRMRATIFHGYNQISVSDVVPTSWAAPNIPPYPHDVEDAKKLLDAAGWQPGTNGIRFKAGVPLHFSVSTTPSKQSNIQAEVQLQQDLRAVGIDLEIKNYPGSLLFARDGPVYTGKYDTEFTIETNGPDPDNEGLWSAKFIPPHGTNSTWLDDPVVTRASHEALLTYDHAKRKALYQQEESRIHELVPAVFFYWQNAYSAVNTDMQNWKPATYISSFWNCWEWSI, translated from the coding sequence ATGCCTGACGTTCGCTCGAACCTGCTCGCGCTGCTGGCTGCATGCGCCGTTCTGCTCGGCGGCTGCGCGAAGACCGAGCAGAGCGCACCCTCGAACGGCGCGAGCGGCGGACGGCATCCGTGGACGCAGCCCGGCCACCTGCGCTACGGCTCGGCGTACGAGCCCGACACGCTCAACCCGCTCTTCGCCAACACGCAGGCGGCGAACGACATCGCGTACGTCGTCTTCGAGCCGCTCTTCCGCTACGACATCGACGGCAATTTCGTCCCGGCCGCGGTCACCGAGGTTCCGACGCTGCAGAACGGCGGCATCTCCAAAGACGGCAAAACGATCGTCTTGCACTTCCGCAAGGGGATGCGCTGGTCCGACGGCGCGCCGTACGACGCGCGCGACCTCGTCTTCACCTGGCACGCGGTGCTGAACCCGAAGAACAACACGCGGCTCACGATCGGCTGGGACGACATTGCCTCGATCACGCTGACCGACAACTGGACCGCGCGCGTGCGCCTCAAAGCGGTCAACGCCGGCATTCTGGGCGTGTTCGCGGTCGGCGGCGCCGGCTTCCCGCCGCTCCCTGCGCACCTGCTGGCGAAGCTCCCGGATCTCAACCAAGCGCCGTTCAACGCGAAGCCGATCTCGAGCGGACCGTTCGTGCTGCAAGCGTGGAATCACGGGCAGTCGCTGGAGTTCGTGCCGAACCCGTACTACTGGCGCGGCCCGCCGAAGCTCTCGCATCTCAGCTACGTCTTCATCCCGAACGCCGAGACGCTGCTGGCGCAGACGAAGACGCACGAGGTCGACCTCTACGAAGGGGTCGGCGAGAACCAGATCGACGAGCTGCCGAAGATCGCCGGCGTGCGCACGACCAAGGTGCTGAGCGCGAACTGGCGCCGGCTCGCCTTCAACATCGCGAAGCCCGTGCTGCACGACGTGCGGGTGCGCCGCGCCGTCGCCGAGGCGGTCGACTGGGACCGCATGCGCGCGACGATCTTCCACGGCTACAACCAGATCTCGGTCAGCGACGTCGTCCCCACCTCGTGGGCGGCGCCGAACATTCCGCCCTACCCGCACGACGTGGAGGACGCGAAGAAGCTGCTCGACGCCGCCGGCTGGCAGCCCGGCACGAACGGGATTCGCTTCAAAGCCGGCGTTCCGCTGCACTTCTCGGTCTCGACCACGCCTTCGAAGCAGTCGAACATCCAAGCCGAGGTGCAGCTGCAGCAAGACCTCCGCGCGGTTGGGATCGACCTGGAGATCAAAAACTATCCCGGCTCGCTGCTCTTCGCGCGCGACGGCCCGGTCTACACCGGCAAGTACGACACCGAGTTCACCATCGAGACGAACGGCCCCGATCCCGACAACGAAGGCTTGTGGAGCGCCAAGTTCATCCCGCCGCACGGCACGAATTCGACCTGGCTCGACGACCCGGTCGTGACGCGCGCCAGCCACGAAGCGCTGCTCACCTACGACCACGCGAAGCGCAAGGCGCTCTACCAGCAGGAAGAGTCGCGCATCCACGAGCTCGTCCCGGCGGTGTTCTTCTACTGGCAGAACGCCTACTCCGCGGTGAACACCGACATGCAGAACTGGAAGCCGGCGACCTACATCTCGAGCTTCTGGAACTGCTGGGAGTGGAGCATTTGA